In Bradyrhizobium sp. 170, the DNA window GAGGCCCGGCATATCGAGGTGCAGATTTTCGGCAACGGCAAGGGCGGCGTTGTGGCGCTCGGCGAGCGCGATTGCTCGCTCCAGCGCCGCAACCAGAAAGTTGTCGAGGAAACACCAGCGCCGGGGCTCAGCCATGAGATGCGCACGCGGCTGCATCAGGCCGCTGTGGCGCTCGGCAAGAGCGTCAGTTACGAATCCGCAGGAACCGTGGAATTCATTTACGATGTCGAGCGGCAGGATTTCTATTTCCTCGAAGTCAACACCCGGTTGCAGGTCGAGCATCCCGTGACGGAAGCCGTATTCGGCATCGACCTCGTCGAATGGATGGTGCGGCAGGCGGCCGGCGAGGACGTGCTCGAAGGCCTCGGCACGCTGACGCCGAAGGGGGCGGCCATCGAGGTCCGGATCTATGCGGAAAATCCCAGCGCCGGATTTAGGCCGAGCGCCGGACGCCTGACCTGCGTGGACTTCCCCGACGACGTGCGCGTCGATAGTTGGATCGAGACCGGCGTCGAGGTGACGCCGTTCTATGATCCGATGCTGGCCAAGGTGATCGTCGCTGCCAACACGCGTGCCGATGCGATTGCGAAGCTGATGCGCGTGCTTGATGCGACCACGATCGCTGGGATCGAGACCAATCTTGAATATCTGCGCGCCATCGCAGCTTCAGAGGTCTTCCACACCGGCCGCGTCGCCACCAATGTTCTCGCGGGGCTGTCATTCGCGCCGCGCACCATCGACGTGCTGGCGCCCGGCGCGCAATCAGGCTTGCAGGAATTGCCGGGCCGGCTGCATCTTTGGCACGTCGGGGTACCGCCGAGCGGCCCAATGGATGAACGCTCGTTCCGTCTTGCCAACACCATCGTCGGCAATCCCCAAGTGACTGCCGCGCTTGAATTGACTGTCAATGGGCCGACCTTGCGGTTCAACGTCGATGCCGTGATCGGTCTGGCCGGGGCGCGTATGGCCGCCAAGCTCGATGGCGTCGACGTCGATAACAACGTGCCGGTGACGATCCGCGCCGGCCAGGTGCTGGCGATCGGCAGCATCGAAGGCGCGGGGCAGCGTTGCTATCTCGCCGTGCGCGGCGGTTTCGACGCTCCGCAAATTTTGGGCTCGCGCGCCGTGTTCACTCTGGGCTCCTTCGGCGGTCATGCCACCGGGGCGCTCAAGGTCAGTGAAGTCCTGCATATCGGCAAGGTGGCAGGTGACCTGCCGATGCCGCGACCTCTTGCCGCTGATGAGCTTCTTCGGCTGACGCGGGAGTGGACCATTGGCGTGATTTACGGCCCGCACGGCGCGCCGGACTTCTTCCTCGATGAGGATATCGAGACTCTGTTCGCCTCCGACTACGAAGTGCACTTTAACAGCGCGCGGACCGGTGTGCGGCTGATCGGACCGAAGCCGAAATGGGCGCGCTCCGATGGTGGCGAAGCCGGGCTGCATCCCTCGAACATTCACGACAATGCCTATGCGGTGGGGTCGATCGATTTCACCGGGGACATGCCCATCATTCTCGGGCCCGATGGTCCGAGTCTCGGCGGGTTCGTGTGTCCCGCCGTAGTAGCGCGCGACGAACTTTGGAAGATCGGCCAGCTCAAGCCCGGCGACAAGGTCCGCTTCGCGCCGGTGTTTCGCGGCAATGATCCCGTGATGGGATCAAAGGTCACGCGCGCAGGCGCGCCGCTCGGATCGGCGATCGTCGGCCGCAGCGATGACGGTCCCGTGCCGGTGGTTTACCGTCGGGCCGGTGACGACAACCTTCTGGTCGAATACGGGCCGATGGAGCTCCACATCGCGCTGCGGTTGCGCGTGCACGTGCTGGCGCAAGCGGTCGCGGATGCGCGGTTGCGGGGTCTGATCGATCTGACGCCCGGAATCCGTTCGCTACAGATTCACTATGACAGCACGGTACTGTCGCGCCGCCGCCTGCTCGAAGTGTTGCGCGAACTCGAGCGCGGTCTGCCGCCGGTCGATGCGATGAAGGTGCCAAGTCGCATCGTCCATCTGCCGTTGTCGTGGAATGACCCGCAGATCGTGCTGGCGATGCAGAAATATCAGGAACTGGTGCGGCGCAATGCGCCCTGGTGTCCGTCGAACATCGAGTTCATCCGGCGCATCAACGGGCTCGTCAGCGAGGACGAGGTCAAGCGGATCGTGTTCGATGCCGCCTATCTCGTGTTGGGACTGGGCGATGTCTATCTCGGCGCGCCGGTCGCGACCCCGATCGATCCGTGTCATCGTCTGGTGACGACCAAGTACAATCCCGCCCGCACCTGGACGCCGGAAAATGCCGTCGGCATCGGCGGCGCCTATATGTGTATCTACGGCATGGAAGGCCCCGGCGGTTATCAGCTGTTCGGCCGCACCATCCAGATGTGGAACACTTGGCGCACCACGCCGGAGTTCGCGCCGGGGCATCCATGGCTATTGCGGTTCTTCGATCAGATACGGTTTTTCCCGGTCAGCGCCGAAGAACTGATGGAAGCGCGCACGGCGTTTCCGCACGGCGGCTATCCGGTGAAGATCGAGCCTGCTGAGTTTTCCTACGCAGACTACGCCGACGGCTTGCAGCGTGATCGTGACTCGATCGTGGCCTTCAAGCGGGGGCAGCAGGCGGCCTTCGATGCCGAACGCCGGCGCTGGGCGGAGCTGCGCATCGACGAGGTACCGGACGAAGTCGCCGCAAGCGCGGCAGTAGTCGACGACATTCCCGATGGCCATTCCGGCGTATTTTCGGAAGTGCCGGGAAACGTCTGGAAAATTTTCGGCGATGTGGGCGCGGATGTGGCGGCAGGCGACGTTGTTGCGATCATCGAATCGATGAAAATGGAAATCCGCGTATTGGCTCCGGTTGCCGGCCGTCTATCGTCGGTACGTGTCAAACCAGGGCAGACTTTGCGCGCGGGCGACGTCGTCGCCTTGATCAAGGAGGGCTAGGTGGTTTTGGAGGGCGCGATATTGCAGAACTCGTTCACGTCGGTGTACCATAAGCCCGTTTTTGGGTTGTACGCTCCGGCCTTCCAATATCAAGCCGACAAGAAATCCAATCCATCCAAGCGGCCGCACACTCGTGCTCGCAGATAGTAGTGGGCGCACTACCGCTTGAGCAGAGCGCGCGGCTCAATGCGAGCAACTGGAAATTTCCGGCCGCCCATTTGCGATGGCTGCCGACGCGATGAACAATTCCAGACTTCGTATCTTATCTATTCTATGCGGAAGCGAGGGGGTACGATCGAGGCGCCTCCGCGCCAAAGCGACGTCTCAAGGGACGAATAGACCGGGACGTGAGTTCGCGACGAAATTCGCGTATGCACCCAGCCATTGGCGTAGGTGCCAGAAGGATGGGCTTGATCGGAAAAGCTCTCGCAATCAGGCGAAACTGATCGCGAAACAACGGCGGGTTCAACGTGGTCCGTTCTAGCAAAGCGCCCGCTGCCAGCGGGGCATCAAAGCGAAGGAAGTCTTCACCGCGTACCGCGATCTCTTCTTCAGCGCCCTTGGGCTTGATGGCTCTCCATTTGCTGGCGCAACGGAGGAAGGCTTGCGGCAACGGCATCGTCTTTCTGTCTGAAAACGAAAATAGAGCCGAGCGACTAGGTGCCGTCATTCATGCCCTCGATCCCTCATGCGATGTGCTTGTTTTCCCGAGACTAAATACTCTGCCGTTCGACCAGCTGGAGCCATCACGCGAAATCGCGGGTAGACGAAGTTCGGTCTTGAGGCGCCTCGCTAAGCCAAAGAAGCCGATACTGCTCGTGTCCACGGCAGAGGCCGTGATGGAGCGCTTGCCCATGCCGGCGAGCTGGTCTCGCGCAAGCGTTGGTCTGAAGGTGGGCTCTGCGTTTTCCGAACGGGATCTTCGTGCGCGGCTCGAAGCCCTCGGATATGACCTCGATGACGAGCCGGATTATCCAGGTGGCGTCCTGTTTCACGGAAACACGTTCGAGATCTTTCCGGCAGGTGCACTCGGTCCTTTCAGAATAGAACATTCCGGGCAGGTGATACGCCGGATTGCCGCGTTCGACCCGATAGGACAAGAGGTTCTTTCCGAAGTGAAGGAGCTTCTTATTGATCCCATGTCGGAGCGACTTCCATTCGGGAGGATACGTGGAAAACGGTCGAATTTGTTCGACTATTGCGAGCGATCCAAGTGGATCGCGGACGCCGGGGTTCCCGAGCACGCTGACAGCTGGCTGAGCACGATCGAGGAGGCGGCCGGTCGCACAGAAACAGAGCGCGAATACCTTGGGAGACGGGACTGGAAACGCCGAGCCAAGCGTATGAAGGTGTTGTCCCACAAGGCTGCGTTCCGTCCCACGCCGGACTTTTCGAAGGTCGCATCGCCGAGGAAGGAGCTGCGTGCATTCGTCGATGAGACGCGAGGCGTCGCCGGCTCGCGCCTGGTATTCGTTGCGGCGCAGGAGGAGGACCTGCGCGCTATGGAACGGTTGAGCGGGGTTAAGGCGGAGCGCTTTCCTGACTGGAGCGAGGCAACGGCCGAACGCAACCGAGAAGCGTCGCTTCTGGTCGACTTCGATGCGGGTTTTGTCGTGCCTGGTCGGAAGCCTCTTGTCGTCGTGACTGCTTCCGACGTGCTCGGCAGCAGAGCTCATCATCCGCAGCCGATGGCCAGAGCTTGGAATGCGGCTTTCGACCACACGGATGTGCCGGAGTTAGGCTCCGTAGTCGTTCATCTGCAGCGGGGACTGGGCTTGCTCGACGGATTGCAATCGGTGGCAACCGGAGACGTGTCGTCGCGCGACATGATCCGGCTCGTATTTGCGGGAGAAGATGCCGTTCTGGTTCCACCCGCTGACCTCGCCCTGATCTGGCCGTACGCATCGGAGCTTGGCGAGCTAACCCTGGACAAGGCGGATGGAAGTACATGGTGGGCTCGACGTACGGAGGCTGAGCAA includes these proteins:
- the uca gene encoding urea carboxylase, encoding MFQKVLIANRGEIAGRIGRTLRRMGIASVAVYSDADRFTRSVRDADEAVRVGPAAAAESYLNIDAIIEACLETGAQAVHPGYGFLSENRRFAEVLSQHGIAFIGPRPEHLDAFGLKHKARELAERSGVPLLPGSGLLDAVDESMAEAMRIGFPLMLKSTAGGGGIGMQLCQDAQMLRERFDTVQRTARASFGDARVYFERFVAEARHIEVQIFGNGKGGVVALGERDCSLQRRNQKVVEETPAPGLSHEMRTRLHQAAVALGKSVSYESAGTVEFIYDVERQDFYFLEVNTRLQVEHPVTEAVFGIDLVEWMVRQAAGEDVLEGLGTLTPKGAAIEVRIYAENPSAGFRPSAGRLTCVDFPDDVRVDSWIETGVEVTPFYDPMLAKVIVAANTRADAIAKLMRVLDATTIAGIETNLEYLRAIAASEVFHTGRVATNVLAGLSFAPRTIDVLAPGAQSGLQELPGRLHLWHVGVPPSGPMDERSFRLANTIVGNPQVTAALELTVNGPTLRFNVDAVIGLAGARMAAKLDGVDVDNNVPVTIRAGQVLAIGSIEGAGQRCYLAVRGGFDAPQILGSRAVFTLGSFGGHATGALKVSEVLHIGKVAGDLPMPRPLAADELLRLTREWTIGVIYGPHGAPDFFLDEDIETLFASDYEVHFNSARTGVRLIGPKPKWARSDGGEAGLHPSNIHDNAYAVGSIDFTGDMPIILGPDGPSLGGFVCPAVVARDELWKIGQLKPGDKVRFAPVFRGNDPVMGSKVTRAGAPLGSAIVGRSDDGPVPVVYRRAGDDNLLVEYGPMELHIALRLRVHVLAQAVADARLRGLIDLTPGIRSLQIHYDSTVLSRRRLLEVLRELERGLPPVDAMKVPSRIVHLPLSWNDPQIVLAMQKYQELVRRNAPWCPSNIEFIRRINGLVSEDEVKRIVFDAAYLVLGLGDVYLGAPVATPIDPCHRLVTTKYNPARTWTPENAVGIGGAYMCIYGMEGPGGYQLFGRTIQMWNTWRTTPEFAPGHPWLLRFFDQIRFFPVSAEELMEARTAFPHGGYPVKIEPAEFSYADYADGLQRDRDSIVAFKRGQQAAFDAERRRWAELRIDEVPDEVAASAAVVDDIPDGHSGVFSEVPGNVWKIFGDVGADVAAGDVVAIIESMKMEIRVLAPVAGRLSSVRVKPGQTLRAGDVVALIKEG
- a CDS encoding DEAD/DEAH box helicase, with amino-acid sequence MMALHLLAQRRKACGNGIVFLSENENRAERLGAVIHALDPSCDVLVFPRLNTLPFDQLEPSREIAGRRSSVLRRLAKPKKPILLVSTAEAVMERLPMPASWSRASVGLKVGSAFSERDLRARLEALGYDLDDEPDYPGGVLFHGNTFEIFPAGALGPFRIEHSGQVIRRIAAFDPIGQEVLSEVKELLIDPMSERLPFGRIRGKRSNLFDYCERSKWIADAGVPEHADSWLSTIEEAAGRTETEREYLGRRDWKRRAKRMKVLSHKAAFRPTPDFSKVASPRKELRAFVDETRGVAGSRLVFVAAQEEDLRAMERLSGVKAERFPDWSEATAERNREASLLVDFDAGFVVPGRKPLVVVTASDVLGSRAHHPQPMARAWNAAFDHTDVPELGSVVVHLQRGLGLLDGLQSVATGDVSSRDMIRLVFAGEDAVLVPPADLALIWPYASELGELTLDKADGSTWWARRTEAEQEIQIAGKQLSKYISQRRRRRAPKLAPPGPVYERFVARFPYFTTVDQAKAVRDVLDDLASGHPMDRVICGDVGFGKTEVALRAAAAVVLSGKQVAIAVPTTVLARQHVATFRKRFAPFNIEVGRLSRAASAAETREAKEGLKSGKLKVVVGTQALASKDAKFADLGLIIIDEEQHFGAAEKAKLSELAKGVHALWMSATPIPRTLAAGLAGFRDLSVIASPPVHRLPVVTKVAPLSDAAIRRKPLGR